In Microlunatus antarcticus, a single genomic region encodes these proteins:
- a CDS encoding DUF58 domain-containing protein: protein MPPPTTRADALLHRLEWRVVRQLDGRVQGAYRTARRGSGLDFAGLRAYVEGDDARHIDWNVTARLDEPQVREFSEDRELTSWLVLDRSASMSVGGPGRGKQDVLGELALVLARLLGRSGNRVGAVLYGAGAARIVPPGTGRRQALRIGHELTRTSPDAGSTPPGRTTDLAAMLSAVAGLARRNLVVVVSDFIGTGDWERPLMQLAHRNEVVALRVVDAADDALPEVGLVVVEDAETGEQVLIDSGDPWFRARFREGVDEREAGLGAGMRRAGVPLHRVDTAHDLMTTLVDVVAQTRGPVRGGVR, encoded by the coding sequence ATGCCGCCCCCCACCACGCGCGCCGACGCGCTGCTGCACCGCCTCGAGTGGCGGGTCGTGCGGCAGCTCGACGGGCGCGTCCAGGGCGCCTACCGGACCGCGCGGCGGGGGAGCGGCCTCGACTTCGCCGGGCTGCGGGCCTACGTCGAGGGCGACGACGCCCGCCACATCGACTGGAACGTGACCGCCCGGCTCGACGAGCCGCAGGTGCGCGAGTTCAGCGAGGACCGCGAGCTGACCTCGTGGCTGGTACTGGACCGTTCTGCGTCGATGAGCGTCGGCGGCCCCGGCCGGGGCAAGCAGGACGTGCTCGGCGAGCTCGCGCTCGTGCTGGCCCGCCTGCTGGGCCGCAGCGGCAACCGGGTCGGCGCGGTGCTCTACGGCGCGGGTGCCGCGCGCATCGTCCCGCCGGGGACCGGCCGCCGCCAGGCGTTGCGCATCGGCCACGAGCTGACCCGGACGTCGCCGGACGCCGGGTCGACGCCCCCGGGCCGGACCACCGACCTCGCCGCGATGCTGAGCGCGGTCGCGGGCCTCGCCCGACGGAACCTCGTCGTCGTGGTCTCGGACTTCATCGGCACCGGCGACTGGGAACGTCCCCTGATGCAGCTCGCCCACCGCAACGAGGTCGTCGCCCTGCGGGTCGTCGACGCGGCCGACGACGCCCTGCCCGAGGTCGGGCTCGTCGTGGTCGAGGACGCCGAGACCGGCGAGCAGGTGCTGATCGACTCCGGCGACCCCTGGTTCCGCGCGCGGTTCCGCGAGGGCGTCGACGAGCGCGAGGCCGGGCTGGGCGCCGGCATGCGGCGCGCGGGCGTGCCGCTGCACCGTGTCGACACCGCCCACGACCTGATGACGACGCTCGTCGACGTGGTCGCGCAGACCCGGGGGCCCGTACGTGGTGGCGTCCGGTGA